In Sulfuriferula plumbiphila, the genomic window GCCAGATACACCGCCAGCCAGCCTTTGGCCATGTCGCCGACGAGGGTCAGCAGCGCCGCTGATTTGCGCCCGGTGCGCAGCATGTTGGTCGCACCCGGATTGCCCGAGCCATGCTTGCGCGGGTCAGGCAGGCCGAATAGGCGGCTGACGATAACCGCGAAGGACAGCGAGCCGATCAGGTAAGCCGATACGATGAAAAATGAAATGAACATCAGGGATTCCGCTTAAGATATAGGATTTTCGCGCTTTGACAACTACGCATGGATATTCTGTTTCTCAAGGATTTCAGAGTCGAGCTCATTATCGGTATTTACGAGTGGGAACGCAAAGTACCCCAGCCGGTATTGCTCGACCTGGAAATCGGCCTGCCCAATAGTCGTGCCGGTGAAACCGACAATGTGGCAGATACCATTGACTATGGCCAGGTTGCCGCGCGTATCAGGGCGGCCTGTGCCGCACTGCGCCCAGCCCTGGTAGAGGCGCTGGCAGAGCATGTTGCACAATTGATACGCAATGAATTTGGCGCGCCCTGGGTCAGGGTCACCGTGACCAAGCTCGCCATCGTGCGCGGCGTCAAGGCGCTGGGCATCACCATCGAGCGCGGTCAGCGCGGATGCGTAATGAGTCATATGCAGCCAGCGCGCTGAATTAGCCGCGCGGATGATGCCTGGCGTGCAGCTGTTTCAGGCGCTCGCGTGCGACGTGCGTGTAAATTTGCGTGGTCGAAATATCCGCATGGCCGAGGAGCATCTGTACCACGCGCAAATCCGCGCCGTGGTTGAGCAGATGCGTGGCGAAGGCATGACGCAAAACGTGGGGCGAGGGCAGGCGCGCCAGCCCGGCCTGCTGCGCGCGGCGCTTGATGAGATACCAGAATGCCTGGCGCGTCATGGCCGTGCCGCGCCGGGTGACAAACAGCGCATCGCTGATCGTGCCTGCCAGTATCTGCGGGCGTGCGCCAGTCAGATAGCGCGCCAGCCAGAGCAGTGCCTCTTCACCCAGCGGTACCATGCGCTCCTTGCCGCCTTTGCCCATCACGCTTAGCACGCCCATGTCCAGACTCACATTTGCCACTCTCAGTGTCACCAGTTCGGAGACGCGCAGGCCGCTGGCGTAGAGGATTTCCAGCATGGCCTTGTCGCGTAGCCCGAGTGGCTGTGATGTGTCGGGTGCGTTCAACAGCATATCCACGTCGGCCTCCGACAAGCTCTTGGGTAATGAGCGCGGCAGCTTGGGGGTATCGATTTTCAGTGTCGGGTCCAGCACGATACGGCCATCGCGCAGCGCCAGCCGATAGAAGCGTTTCAGTGCGGAGAGCAGGCGCGCAGTGCTGCGCGGGCTGGTTTTACGCGAAAAACGGTATTGCAGATAGGCCTCGATATCCGCCTGGCCAGCGTCCAGCAACAGCGTGCTGCGCAGTGCCTCCAGCCAGGCCGAGAACTGCGTCAGGTCGCGCCGGTAGCTTTGCAGCGTGTTGGGGGAGAGTCCATCCTCCAGCCACAGCAGGTCGCAAAAGCTGTCAAGCGCCTGCTGCGATACCGGATTCATGGTTGAGTAGCCAGTCCTTGTAAGCCAGCGGCGCCCCGCTTGCGGCGTGCATGAAGCCGCCGCGCCCGTTTGCTGCCACCACCCGGTGGCAGGGGATAATGATGGGCAGCGGATTGGCGCCACAGGCCTGACCCACCGCGCGCGGACTCGAATCCAGCCAACGCGCGAGCTGCCCGTAAGTGGTGGTATGGCCGGGCGGGATCGCAGTCAGCGCGCGCCATACCCTGACTTGATGCGCTGTGCCAAGGATTGCCAGCGGCAGGTCAAAGCTGCTGCCGGGGTTATCAAAATAGTGATTCAAGGCAGCGGCGACGCGGCGTGACAGCGGTGAGTCGGGGGCTTGCAAAGGGTAATCCGCAGGCAAAAAATCGATGCCGTGAAGTTTTTCATTGGCCACACTCATGCCGACACAGCCGAATGGCGTGGGCAGCACGGCCTGATAAGGTGATTGAATCGTGCGGCTTTTCATTGCTGGATTCTAGCGCCAAATCGCACATTGCCAACAAAAAATGGCAAGTCGCAAGACTTGCCATTTTTTTGCAACAGCACAGCGTTGATCAGGCTGCCGCTTGTGCCTTGCGCTTGCTGGTCGGCAGCTTTTCCTTGATGCGCGCGGATTTTCCGGAACGCTCACGCAGGTAGTACAGTTTGGCGCGGCGCACATCGCCACGGCGCTTGACTTCAATCGCGGCGACCAGCGGCGAGTAGGTCTGGAAAGTGCGCTCCACGCCTTCGCCGGCGGAAATTTTGCGCACGATGAAAGAAGAATTGAGGCCGCGGTTGCGTTTGGCAATGACGATGCCCTCGTAAGCCTGCAGACGCTCGCGCGTGCCTTCCTTCACCTTGACCTGCACTACGACAGTGTCGCCGGGTGCGAAATCGGGGATGGTCTTGCCCAGACGGGCGATTTCTTCTTGTTCCAGTTGCTGGATCAGGTTCATTGCGTTTCTCCTAGTCAAAAAAGTTTGAGCCTTGGGCTCAGCCGGGTGGAGCAGGCCGCCGCCTGACACGCGGGTTTTTTATTGCGTACTGTTGCCAGCCGCTTGCGCTTCCTGCCTGAATTCTTCAAGCAGGGAAATCTCGGTTGGGTTCATGCCCCGTTGTTCCAGCAGATCCGGACGTTGCTGCCAGGTCGCGCCGAGCGCCTGTTTCAAGCGCCAGCGCGTAATGCTGGCGTGATTGCCGCCCATCAACACTGCCGGTACCGGCATGCCCCGATAAATCTCGGGGCGGGTGTAGTGCGGACAATCCAGCAGGCCGTTGACAAACGAATCCTGCACCGCTGATTCCGCATCGCCCAGCACACCGGGCAGTTGCCGCACCACGCTATCGATCACCACCATCGCCGCCAGTTCGCCGCCGGACAGCACATAATCGCCGATGGAAACCGACTCGTGCACACGGCTATCCAGCAGCCGCTGGTCTACGCCCTCGTAGCGTCCGGCCAATAAAATCAGGCCGGGACGTGCCGCCAGTTCCATTACCCGTGCGTGATCCAGCGTGCGTCCCTGCGGCGACAGATAAATCACCCGGGGGATTGCCACCCCGGCTGCACGCTGGCGTGCTTCGGCGGCGTCGAGTGCCGCATCCAGCGGCGCTGCCAGCATCACCATGCCGGGGCCGCCGCCGTAGGGGCGGTCGTCCACGGTACGGTAGTTGTTCTCGGTGAAATCACGCGGATTCCACAGATGCAAACTGGCCTGGCCGCGCTCGAAAGCGCGACTGCTGATGCCGTACCCGCTCAGCACAGCAAACATCGGCGGGAACAGCGTCACCACGTCGATCTGCAGTGCCATCAGTAGTCGGTTTCCCAGTCCACTTGCAGCGTCCCGGCCGCGAGGTCGACCGTTTTCACAATCTGGCCGACAAACGGAATCAGCCGTTCGCGCTCGCCGCTGACCACCAGCACGTCATGCGCGCCGGACTCCAGCAATTCCGTGACCTTGCCGAATGCGACGCCCTGGGCATTGGTGACATCCAGACCAATCAAATCCGACCAGTAGTATTCATTTTCCGGTGCCGGTGGCAGCGTTTCGCGGGGTACGGCGATTTCGCTGCCCTTCAGTGCCAGCGCGGCATCACGGTCAGCGATGCCTTCCAGTTCAGCGACCAGTGTTTTGGTGTGCAGGTGCGCGTTTAAAATACGGACTGCGCGCCAGTTGCCAGCACGGCCGATCTGCCATTCGGGATAATCTGCGAGTGTGTCTACCGACTCGCTGAAGGTCTGGATCTTGACCCAGCCCTTGATGCCATAGGGCGCAGCGATGCGCCCCATTACCACCAGATTATCCAGCGACTTTGGCGCTTTCACGTTTGACCAGCTTGGCAACGGCGTCAGACACTTGTGCGCCCTGGGACTGCCAATGGGTCACACGATCCAGGCTCAGACGCAGACCTTCGGTGCCTTCTTTGGCAACCGGATTGTAGAAGCCGACGCGCTCGATAAAGCGGCCATCACGGCGATTGCGCGAATCGGCCACCACCACGTTATAAAAGGGGCGATTTTTGGCGCCGCCACGGGCAAGACGAATAATAACCATCGTGAGTGCCTAACCAGTTGAAATTAAAAAAGAGCGTGATTATACGAGGAAAATTGCCGCGCTGACAAGTTGCGTCTGCAAGCGCTACATTCCCGGCAGCATGCCTTTCATGCCGCGCATCATTTTGGCGAGCCCGCCTTTGGACATCATTTTCATCATTTTTTGTGCTTGCTCGAACTGCTTGAGCAGGCGGTTGACTTCCTGCACCTGGACTCCCGCACCGGCAGCGATGCGGCGTTTGCGCGCGGCTTTGAGCAGCTCGGGCTTGCGGCGCTCGGCCGGGGTCATGGAATTGATGATGCCCTCGACGCGATTCATGGCTTTTTCGTCGGCGCCTGCCGGCAGGGCCGCGCCCGCTGCGCCCGGCAGTTTGTCCATCATGGCCGAGAGACCGCCCATTTTGCGCATCTGGGTGATCTGTGCCTTGAAGTCTTCGAGATCGAAATTCTTGCCGGATTTGACCTTGTCGGCGAGTTTCTTGGCTTCGGCGTGATCCACGCCGCGCTGGGCTTCCTCGATCAGCGACAGCACGTCGCCCATGCCCAGCACGCGCGAGGCCATGCGCTCGGGGTGGAACGCTTCCAGCCCGGTGAGTTTTTCACCGACACCGACAAACTTGATCGGCTTGCCGGTGATGTGGCGCACCGACAGCGCTGCGCCACCGCGTGAGTCACCGTCCAGCTTGGTTAGGATGACGCCGGTGAGCGGCAGCGTGTCGTTGAAGGCGCGCGCGGTGTTGACGGCGTCCTGACCCTGCATGGCATCTACCACGAACAGGGTTTCGATGGGCTTGACGGCGCCATGCAGCGCGCGGATTTCGTCCATCATGGCCTGGTCGATGCCGAGTCGTCCGGCGGTGTCGACGATAAGCACGTCGTGAAAATGTTTTCTGGCGTAATCGTGCGCGGCCAACGCGATGTCCACCGGCTTTTGTGCGCTGCTGGAAGGAAAGCAATCCACACCGAGTTGCCCGGCCAGGGTTTTAAGCTGCTCGATGGCGGCGGGGCGATAGACGTCACAGCTCACCAGCAGGACTTTTTTCTTCATCTGCTCCTTGAGCAGCCTGGCCAGCTTGCCGCTGCTGGTGGTCTTGCCCGAGCCTTGCAGCCCCGCCATCAGGATCACGGCGGGCGGCGTGGTGGCCAGGTTCAGCGCGGCGTTATGCTCGCCCATGAGGCGGGTGAGCTCGTCGTGTACCACGCCAATCAGGGCCTGGCCGGGAGTCAGGCTTTGCAGCACTTCCACGCCCAGCGCCTTGTCCCTGACCTGGGCGATGAAGTCCTTGACTACAGGCAGGGCGACGTCGGCTTCCAGCAGCGCCATACGCACTTCGCGCAGCGCATCCTGGATGTTGGTTTCGGTGAGCCGGGCCTGGCCACGCAGGTTTTTGATGACGGAAGATAGACGGGAAGTCAGATTATCAAGCATGGGGTGTGTTCCGGTGGCGGCCAAAGCGGCGCTGTTGGTGTAGACTAATGCTGTTTTTTTCTATTCTAACCCAGATGAACCTTGCCTTGTTCTATCCACTGGTCAGCTTGTTATACGCCTTGGTAGGCTGGCATTTCTGGCGTACCCGCTGGCGCAGCGTGCAGCCCGGCGCGGCATGGGAAAAAATGCTGCCCCTGCCCGCGCTGGCACTGCATTTGCTGCTATTGGTCGACACCGTGGCAAATCCGGCCGGGCTCAATCTGGGAGTGGGCAATGCGCTGTCTGCCATCATCTGGCTGGCAGGACTGATTTACTGGCTGGGCAGTTTCCGCTATCGGCTCGAGGTTTTGCAGGCACCGCTGGCGCTGCTGGCAGCAGTGGCAGTGCTTACCCCGCTGGCGTTGCCCGCGACGCATGTGTTGGGCAATACCGAACTGCTGGCGTTCCGGGTGCATTTGATCATTGCCTTGCTGGCTTACAGTCTGTTCACCATCGCCGCGCTTCATGCCGCGTTGATGGCAGTCGTGGAAAAGCGTCTGCACAACGTCAACCAGCCGGGGGTGGTCGCCAATCTGCCGCCTTTGCTAACGCTGGAGAGCCTGCTGTTTCGCATCATCGGCGTGGGTTTTGTGTTGTTGACCTTGACTCTGGTGAGCGGGATGCTGTTTTCGGAAGAGCTGTTTCACGAGCCGCTGCAGTTCAACCACAAAACCATATTTGCCATTCTGTCGTGGCTGGTATTTGCCGCGCTGTTGAGCGGCCGCCGCCTGTGGGGCTGGCGCGGGCGCATCGCCATCCGCTGGACGCTGGCAGGTTTTGTGATGCTGGTGCTGGCTTATATTGGCAGCAAGTTTGTGCTGGAAATCCTGTTGCACCGTTAATTTTCCATGACTTGACAGCCGCCGTCCAGCATCTAAACTTTGCCTATCCCTTTTTTGATTCACACCCCGCTTGAACGACATACCGATTAGTGCGCTCCTGGCAGCGCTGGTAGTCCTGCTGCTTATCTCAGCATTTTTTTCCACCTCCGAGACCAGCATGATGGCGATCAACCGCTATCGGCTGCGTCACCTGGTCCGGCATGGCCACCGTGGTGCAATGCGCACAGCCCGCTTGCTGGCCAATACCGACAAGCTGCTGGGGGTGATTTTGCTCGGCAATAACCTGATCAATGCGGCGGCCGCCACGCTGGTCACGGTGATTACCATCCGTGTATTCGGTCAGGGTGAACTGGCGCTGGGTATGGCGACACTGGCGGTGACCTTCGTCATCCTGGTGTTCAGCGAAGTGACACCCAAGGTGATTGGCGCAACCTATCCGGAAAAAATAGCCTTTGCCGCCAGCTTTGTGCTGACGCCGCTGCTCAAGTTGGCCTATCCGGTGGTGTGGTTTATAAACCTGTTTGTGCAGGGCTTGTTGCGCTTGCTGCGACTGCGGCCATCCGGGGAAAATCAGGACAGTGTTCTGGGTATCGAAGAACTGCGTACCCTGGTGCTGGAATCGGGGAAACTGCTGCCTTCGGCCCATCGCGGCATATTGCTTAATCTGCTGGATCTGGAAGAAATCAGCGTGGACGATTTGATGACTCCGCGCAGCCAGATGGAGGCGATCGACATCGAGGCCGAAGCAGACACTTTGTTGCGCCAGTTGTCCACCAGCCACCATACCCGGTTGCCGCTGTATCGCGGACATCTGGACGATATTGTCGGCATGTTGCACGTGCGCGATGCAGCGTATCACATGCGTAGTGGCGAGCTCGATGCCGAGGCACTGATGCAGAGCCGCCAGGAGGCGTATTTCATTCCGTCAGGTACGCCACTGTTTACCCAATTGCGCCATTTTCAGGAAAACCAGCGCCGCGTCGGGCTGGTGGTGGACGAATACGGTGAACTGATGGGGCTGGTTACACTGGAAGATATTCTCGAAGAAATCGTCGGCGAATTCACCACCCAGGCGCCCGCGCAACTGTCGGGCTTTATCATTCAGCCGGACGGCAGCTGGCTGGTGGAAGGTGCCAGTCAGGTACGTAGTATCAACCGCAAGCTGGGGCTGCACCTGCCGCTGGAGGGCCCGAAAACCCTCAACGGTCTGGTGCTGGAACACCTGGAAGATATCCCCGAGCCGGGTACCACCCTGAAGATTGCGGGTTACGCAGTCGAAATTGTTCAGGTACAGGAACGCGCGGTCAAAGTGGCGCGCATCTTCCCGATTGCGGGCAACGTCGATACGGCAAATGGCTAGTCGGTATTCTTTACAAATCAGGGTCGGCAGCGCACTATTTGGCAAACTGCATTAACTGACCTTGTCATTTTCTCGAGATATTAAAGTATGGCTGCTACCATTGCTAATGCCGGCCTGACCGGTTTGGCGCGCGCGCTGGTTCACGAAAAATGGCTCTCCGAGCCGGAGGCGGAGGCATTGGCCAAGCAGGCTGCGAGCATGGGCGAGGGGTTCGTCACCCAACTGATCAACGTCAAAAAAATCAAGCCAGTGCAAATTGCCGAATTCGCTGCTGCGCAATTTGGTTTCCCGTATTTTGATCTGATGGCACTTGACCTTGAGGTCTTGCCGAAAAGCCTGCTTGATCCCAAGCTGGTGCAAAAACGTCGTGTGCTTGCCCTCTATCAGCGCGGCAACCGGCTGTCGGTTGCAGTATCTGATCCTACCAATCTGCTGGCCATTGACGAGGTCAAGTTCCAGACCAACCTCGGCGTGGATATTGTGGTGGTGGAGGATGACAAGCTCGGCAAGCTGATCGAGCAGTTCAGCGAGGGTAGTGCCAGCGTACTGGACAGCCTCGATAGTGAAGATATCGATCTGGAGTTTGCCGACGACGATGCGCTGGCCAAAGTGGACGAAGCGGCCAGTACGGATATTGACGATGCGCCCATCGTCCGTTACCTGCAAAAAATCCTGCTGGATGCGATCAACACCGGCGTATCCGATATTCACTTTGAGCCATTCGAAAAATTTTATCGCATCCGTTATCGCCTGGACGGACAGCTTTATGAAGTAGCCCAGCCACCGATAGCTATCAAGGAGAAAATCTCTTCGCGCATCAAGGTGATCTCCAAACTCGATATTGCCGAAAAACGTGTGCCGCAGGACGGGCGCATGAAGCTGGTGCTGTCCAAGAACCGCGCCATCGATTTCCGGGTGAGTTCGCTGCCCACGCTGTATGGCGAAAAAATCGTGATGCGAATTCTCGACCCGGCCAGTGCACAGCTCGGTATCGATGCGCTGGGCTACGACCCGGATCAAAGAGAGTTGTTGCTCAATGCCGTGCAGCGCCCCTATGGCATGGTACTGGTAACCGGCCCCACCGGTAGTGGTAAAACCGTGTCGCTCTACACCTGCCTGAATATCCTCAACAAGCCGGGGGTCAACATCTCCACGGCTGAAGATCCGGCGGAAATCAACCTGCCCGGCATCAATCAAGTCAACGTCAACGACAAGGCCGGACTGACCTTCGCTGCCGCGCTGCGTGCCTTCCTGCGCCAGGATCCGGACATCATCATGGTGGGCGAGATTCGCGACCTGGAGACCGCGGATATTTCCATCAAGGCCGCGCAAACCGGGCATATGGTGCTCTCCACCCTGCACACCAACGATGCGCCTTCCACGCTCACGCGCCTGATGAATATGGGCGTAGCGCCGTTCAATATTGCCTCCAGTGTGATCATGATTACCGCTCAGCGTCTGGCGCGGCGACTGTGCAGCTGCAAGCAGCCGGCTATCATTCCCAGGGAAGCGCTGCTGCGCGCCGGCTTCAGGGAGGAAGACCTGGACGGTAGTTGGCAGCCATATCGTGCGGTGGGCTGCGAGCTATGCAAAAATACCGGCTACAAGGGGCGGGTAGGCATCTACCAGGTAATGCCGATTACTGAAGAGATGACCCGCATCATCATGAAAAACGGCAACGCCATCGATATTGCAGACCAGGCGCGGCGTGAGGGTGTGCGCGATTTGCGTCAGGCCGGATTGCTCAAGGTCAAAGCCGGAATGACTTCGCTGGAAGAAGTTGAAGCCGTAACCAATGAATAGATAAATAAAGTTAGGGCGTAACGGGTCGTTAAAGGCTTAACCCGGATAATTCCATAATAAATTGGCGCGTCTTTGCCTGATATGAAAACCTTGTTCAGCCGGCGCATGAATCACCGCCCATGTCTGCACAGGATTCCGTATTGAATATTTTATTGCGTGCCCATTCTAAGTTTTAATCAGTCACGCGAATTTATGACATTTCCAGATATGAATCTGAATTTATCCCTAGCTGGTACGCGGAGCCCGATATGGCAGTAGCAAGAACAACAGCAACGCTCAAAAAAGACATTCCGTTCGTGTGGGAGGGGGTGGACAAAAAAGGCAAAAAAGTCAAAGGTGAGATGAACGCCGGCGGCGAGGCTGTGGTCAATGCAACCCTGCGCCGCCAGGGTATTACCGTCACCAAGGTAAAAAAACAGAGCAGTTTCGGGCGCAGCAAGAAAATCACTGAAAAAGATGTGGCGCTGTTCACACGCCAGCTTGCCACGATGATGAAATCGGGCGTGCCGCTGCTGCAATCGTTTGATATTGTGTCGCGCGGGCATGCCAATCCTGCCGTGCAAAAGCTCCTGATTGACATCAAAAGCAATATTGAAACCGGCAGCAGCATGAGCCAGGCATTTGCCAAACATCCCTTGTATTTTGACCAGCTCTACATCAATCTGGTGAACGCGGGTGAACAGGCCGGCATTCTGGACAGCGTGCTCGACCGGTTGGCTACTTACAAGGAAAAAATCCTCGCCATCAAAGGCAAGATCAAGTCTGCGTTGTTTTATCCGTCGGCTGTGCTGGTGGTGGCATTCATCATCACCGCAGTCATCATGCTGTTCGTGATTCCCGCGTTTAAAGAGCTGTTCAGCAGTTTTGGTGCCGACCTGCCGGCACCCACTCTGGTCATGATGAAAATATCCGATATTTTCGTGGCCTACTGGTGGTTGATATTTGGTGTGATAGGCGGCGGGTTCTGGTTCTTCTTCTATACCTGGAAGCGTTCCAGAAAAATGCAGGCAGTGATGGATCGAGCCATGCTCAAACTACCCATTTTCGGTCCGTTGATTGAGAAAGCAGCCATCGCGCGCTGGACGCGCACCCTGTCCACCATGTTCGCAGCGGGTGTGCCGCTGGTGGACGCATTGACTTCGGTTGCAGGCGCAGCGGGCAATCATGTGTTTTATGAAGCGACGCAAAAGATTCGGGCCGAAGTGAGCACCGGTACCAGCCTGACCGTGGCCATGCAGAACAGCGGCATTTTCCCCAACATGGTGCAGCAGATGGTGTCTATTGGCGAAGAATCCGGCGCGCTCGATTCGATGCTGGGCAAGGTGGCAGATTTCTTCGAACGTGAGGTGGACGATGCGGTGGACTCCCTCTCCAGCCTGATGGAGCCGATCATCATGGTGGTATTGGGCACGCTGATTGGCGGCATGGTAATTGCCATGTATTTGCCTATTTTCAAAATGGGCAGCGTGGTCGGTTAACTCCGGGCTTCGCCATTCCAGGAGCCGATAATCATGTCCTTGTCCTTCACCGCGCTGCTGGGCGCTGCTGACCCGCAGCTGTTTGCCATGCTGTGTGGCGTACTCGGTCTGCTGGTCGGCAGCTTTCTGAATGTCGTCATCCACCGCCTGCCAAAAATCATGGAGCGGGACTGGGGTGTCCAGTGTGCTGCGCTGAGGGGAGAAGATGCGCCGTCGGCCGCCGCATACAATCTGATGGTACCGCGTTCTGCCTGCCCGAGTTGCGGCCACCTGATTGGCGCGCTGGAAAACATCCCGGTGCTGAGTTATGTCTGGCTGCGTGGCAAGTGCGCTGGCTGCAGCGCGCATATCAGCCTGCGTTACCCGCTGGTGGAATTGCTTACCGGGCTGCTGTCCGCGTTTGCCGCCTGGCATTTCGGTTTTGGCTGGGCGGCAGCGGGTGCTTTGCTGCTGGTATGGGCACTGGTCGCGCTGACCTTTATTGATTTCGATACTCAGCTCCTGCCGGACGATATCACGCTGCCGCTGTTGTGGCTGGGGCTGCTGTTCAATCTCGGTAGTGTATTCGTGCCGCTGGACCAGGCGGTAGTCGGGGCAATGATGGGCTATATGGTGCTATGGAGTATTTACTGGCTATTCAAGCTGGTCACCGGCAAAGAGGGCATGGGCTATGGCGATTTCAAATTGCTCGCCGCCATCGGTGCCTGGCTGGGCTGGAAAATGCTGCCTCTGGTTATCCTGTTGTCATCCTTTATCGGAGCCCTTGTCGGCATTGTGCTGATCGTTCTGGCGCAGCGTGGGCGTTCGGTGCCGATTCCGTTCGGCCCTTATCTGGCGGGCGGCGGACTGGTTGCCCTGTTTTGGGGGCAGCCCATCCTGCAGGCCTACCTGGCCGGGTTTTAAGCATGGGTTTGTGCGTGGGATTGACCGGCGGCATTGGGTCCGGCAAAACCAGTGTGAGTCGGTTATTTGCTGAACTTGGCGCCGGCGTGGTGGATACCGATGAGATTTCGCATGAACTGACTGCCCCGGATGGTGCGGCGATGGCGGCAATCAGACTTGCATTCGGCGATCAGTTTGTCACTGCCGACGGCGCCCTCAATCGGGCTGCGATGCGTGCGCTGATATTCGCCGACAGCACTGCCAAAGCACAGCTTGAAGCTATTCTCCACCCCATGATTCAGGCTCGTGCGTTGATGGCCATAGCGCAATCAAGCGCGCCGTATACAGTGCTGGTGGTGCCGCTGCTGCTGGAAACAGGCAACTACCAGGGGAGGGCCAAGCGGGTACTGGTGGTGGACTGCGACGAGCGATTGCAAATCGCACGCACCATGCAGCGCGCCGCACTGACCGAGGAGCAGGTGCGTGCCATCATGGCCAGCCAGCTGCCGCGCAAGGTGCGACTGGCAGGAGCGGACGACATTATTGTCAATAATGGTGGCCTGGATGATTTGTGCCAGCAGGTCCAGACACTGCATCAAGCCTATCTTGCACTTGCGAAAAGCTGAGCGAGCGTTCTCATCCTTCGCCTGAATAATGTTTGCCAACTCAATCTTTATCAGTCAGAATCGGCCCAGTCAAACACTTCAATGACACGGGTTGGCGTGTACTGATCCCCTCGTTCATAGCTAAGAGGCGTGCAGGTTGTGAGTCTTTCCATCCTTCCTTTTGATTTTTTCCGGATGCAGCGGTGATCTGTTACGAATATCCCCTGAGCGAGCGTGTGCGTACCCTGCTGCGGCTGGAGGATATGTTTGACAAGGTGCGCTATTTCGCCGCCCAGGAAGACAGTCAGCAACACCACGCGGCACTGCTGGCGCTGTTTGAAATTCTCGAAGTGGCCAGTCGCGCCGATCTCAAATCCGATCTGCTCCAGGAGCTTGAACGCCAGCGCCAGGGGCTGGAGCTATTGCGCAGCAATCCTGCAATTTCCGAGCAGCGGCTAAACCAGGTACTGGCCGAGATCGCCCGCTGCATGGCTAATATCCACGGCATTCCCGGCAAGCTTGGCCAGCACCTGCGCGACAACGAATGGCTGATGGCGATCAAACAGCGCACCAATATTCCCGGTGGTGCCTGCGAGTTTGACCTGCCAGCGTATCACTACTGGCTGCACCTGCCCGTGGTACGCCGTCAGGATGAGATCGGTGAATGGCTCACCCCGATGTTGCCGATTTATGATGGTTTGAGCGTGGTGCTCAAACTGCTGCGCGAGAGTGGCAAGCCTACCCATCATATTGCTTTCGCCGGTGCCTATCAGCAAATGC contains:
- the pilB gene encoding type IV-A pilus assembly ATPase PilB, yielding MAATIANAGLTGLARALVHEKWLSEPEAEALAKQAASMGEGFVTQLINVKKIKPVQIAEFAAAQFGFPYFDLMALDLEVLPKSLLDPKLVQKRRVLALYQRGNRLSVAVSDPTNLLAIDEVKFQTNLGVDIVVVEDDKLGKLIEQFSEGSASVLDSLDSEDIDLEFADDDALAKVDEAASTDIDDAPIVRYLQKILLDAINTGVSDIHFEPFEKFYRIRYRLDGQLYEVAQPPIAIKEKISSRIKVISKLDIAEKRVPQDGRMKLVLSKNRAIDFRVSSLPTLYGEKIVMRILDPASAQLGIDALGYDPDQRELLLNAVQRPYGMVLVTGPTGSGKTVSLYTCLNILNKPGVNISTAEDPAEINLPGINQVNVNDKAGLTFAAALRAFLRQDPDIIMVGEIRDLETADISIKAAQTGHMVLSTLHTNDAPSTLTRLMNMGVAPFNIASSVIMITAQRLARRLCSCKQPAIIPREALLRAGFREEDLDGSWQPYRAVGCELCKNTGYKGRVGIYQVMPITEEMTRIIMKNGNAIDIADQARREGVRDLRQAGLLKVKAGMTSLEEVEAVTNE
- the coaE gene encoding dephospho-CoA kinase (Dephospho-CoA kinase (CoaE) performs the final step in coenzyme A biosynthesis.) translates to MGLCVGLTGGIGSGKTSVSRLFAELGAGVVDTDEISHELTAPDGAAMAAIRLAFGDQFVTADGALNRAAMRALIFADSTAKAQLEAILHPMIQARALMAIAQSSAPYTVLVVPLLLETGNYQGRAKRVLVVDCDERLQIARTMQRAALTEEQVRAIMASQLPRKVRLAGADDIIVNNGGLDDLCQQVQTLHQAYLALAKS
- the zapD gene encoding cell division protein ZapD, which produces MICYEYPLSERVRTLLRLEDMFDKVRYFAAQEDSQQHHAALLALFEILEVASRADLKSDLLQELERQRQGLELLRSNPAISEQRLNQVLAEIARCMANIHGIPGKLGQHLRDNEWLMAIKQRTNIPGGACEFDLPAYHYWLHLPVVRRQDEIGEWLTPMLPIYDGLSVVLKLLRESGKPTHHIAFAGAYQQMLAGKSAQMLRINLRRELPCAPEISANKYALNIRFMSLGKGRPRLCESDIEFELTFCNL
- a CDS encoding prepilin peptidase, which gives rise to MSLSFTALLGAADPQLFAMLCGVLGLLVGSFLNVVIHRLPKIMERDWGVQCAALRGEDAPSAAAYNLMVPRSACPSCGHLIGALENIPVLSYVWLRGKCAGCSAHISLRYPLVELLTGLLSAFAAWHFGFGWAAAGALLLVWALVALTFIDFDTQLLPDDITLPLLWLGLLFNLGSVFVPLDQAVVGAMMGYMVLWSIYWLFKLVTGKEGMGYGDFKLLAAIGAWLGWKMLPLVILLSSFIGALVGIVLIVLAQRGRSVPIPFGPYLAGGGLVALFWGQPILQAYLAGF
- a CDS encoding HlyC/CorC family transporter, whose protein sequence is MNDIPISALLAALVVLLLISAFFSTSETSMMAINRYRLRHLVRHGHRGAMRTARLLANTDKLLGVILLGNNLINAAAATLVTVITIRVFGQGELALGMATLAVTFVILVFSEVTPKVIGATYPEKIAFAASFVLTPLLKLAYPVVWFINLFVQGLLRLLRLRPSGENQDSVLGIEELRTLVLESGKLLPSAHRGILLNLLDLEEISVDDLMTPRSQMEAIDIEAEADTLLRQLSTSHHTRLPLYRGHLDDIVGMLHVRDAAYHMRSGELDAEALMQSRQEAYFIPSGTPLFTQLRHFQENQRRVGLVVDEYGELMGLVTLEDILEEIVGEFTTQAPAQLSGFIIQPDGSWLVEGASQVRSINRKLGLHLPLEGPKTLNGLVLEHLEDIPEPGTTLKIAGYAVEIVQVQERAVKVARIFPIAGNVDTANG
- a CDS encoding type II secretion system F family protein, whose product is MAVARTTATLKKDIPFVWEGVDKKGKKVKGEMNAGGEAVVNATLRRQGITVTKVKKQSSFGRSKKITEKDVALFTRQLATMMKSGVPLLQSFDIVSRGHANPAVQKLLIDIKSNIETGSSMSQAFAKHPLYFDQLYINLVNAGEQAGILDSVLDRLATYKEKILAIKGKIKSALFYPSAVLVVAFIITAVIMLFVIPAFKELFSSFGADLPAPTLVMMKISDIFVAYWWLIFGVIGGGFWFFFYTWKRSRKMQAVMDRAMLKLPIFGPLIEKAAIARWTRTLSTMFAAGVPLVDALTSVAGAAGNHVFYEATQKIRAEVSTGTSLTVAMQNSGIFPNMVQQMVSIGEESGALDSMLGKVADFFEREVDDAVDSLSSLMEPIIMVVLGTLIGGMVIAMYLPIFKMGSVVG